From Erigeron canadensis isolate Cc75 chromosome 8, C_canadensis_v1, whole genome shotgun sequence, one genomic window encodes:
- the LOC122578114 gene encoding ribosomal RNA-processing protein 14-like, producing MKKKHQRAHSVTSDAVDTPNTDLKTLIHDNAQFFDKLIELIPAKFYLPVDEDSKTWVQGLSKVKRASMKQQTRQNIKQSRRDRLDPEKSQTTTLDLLKKNIGKAGKGSDDDDDDDEEEEIEIKVKPITGFDGESSNSKSVTYEELQQRLHQKLEMLRSNRGQGKRTMRMNEIRESGDFTDKKRKREDRVSGNDSKGASGSGKGKEKIETDFEFGKVKLGDEDESKNKKMKKGSKVKELEKAQKLKEARKENPVVATKHSWKAATDKAMGVKVHDDPRLLKRSLQKEKKRREKSAGKWKDRVETQDKLREEKQAKRRGNIEERANQKKARKIAKREKKLMRPGFEGRKEGYIGDKKD from the coding sequence ATGAAGAAGAAGCATCAGAGGGCACATTCAGTCACTTCTGATGCTGTTGATACCCCAAATACTGACCTCAAAACTTTAATCCACGACAACGCCCAGTTTTTCGATAAGCTAATAGAGTTAATTCCTGCAAAGTTTTACCTTCCGGTTGACGAAGATTCAAAAACATGGGTTCAAGGACTTAGTAAAGTCAAAAGAGCTTCTATGAAGCAACAGACACGCCAAAACATTAAGCAATCTCGTCGTGATCGTCTTGACCCCGAGAAATCACAAACGACGACGCTTGATCTTCTTAAGAAAAATATTGGTAAGGCTGGGAAGGGTagtgacgatgatgatgatgatgatgaagaggaggaGATTGAGATTAAAGTGAAACCGATAACGGGTTTTGATGGTGAAAGTAGTAATAGTAAGTCTGTTACTTATGAGGAGTTGCAGCAGAGATTGCATCAAAAGCTTGAAATGCTTCGGTCTAATCGTGGTCAAGGGAAACGAACAATGAGGATGAATGAGATTAGGGAGAGTGGCGATTTTACTGATAAGAAGCGGAAAAGGGAGGATCGTGTTAGTGGTAATGACAGTAAGGGTGCTAGTGGTAGTGGTAAAGGTAAGGAGAAGATCGAGACTGATTTTGAGTTTGGGAAAGTGAAACTGGGAGACGAAGATGAGAGTAAGaataagaaaatgaagaagGGGTCAAAAGTAAAGGAATTGGAGAAAGCACAGAAGTTGAAGGAAGCTAGGAAAGAGAATCCGGTGGTAGCTACAAAGCATTCGTGGAAGGCTGCAACTGATAAGGCGATGGGTGTGAAGGTTCATGATGACCCGAGGCTTTTGAAGAGAAGTTTGCAGAAGGAAAAGAAGAGGCGTGAGAAGAGTGCAGGGAAATGGAAGGATAGAGTCGAGACTCAGGATAAGCTGAGGGAGGAGAAACAAGCGAAGAGAAGAGGGAATATAGAGGAGAGGGCTAACCAAAAGAAGGCGAGAAAAATTGCGAAGAGAGAGAAGAAGCTCATGAGGCCTGGATTTGAAGGGCGAAAAGAAGGTTATATTGGTGATAAAAAGGACTAA
- the LOC122579477 gene encoding protein DETOXIFICATION 46, chloroplastic-like, with product MNSKALFGHNLHLKSIPIPVSISPNFNPKCRIQSVFRSSHYPLLRKTRVENLIVLNRLNRSRIFAAVSSVGEDEEEEINSTTKIAVVEEELAGNESIWEQLVEIVKFSGPATGLWLCGPLMSLIDTAVIGQSSSIELAALGPGTVLCDYMCYIFMFLSVATSNMVATSLAKQDKSEVQHQISTLLFVGLTCGIMMLFFTRFLGEWALSAFSGAKNAHMLSAANTYIQIRGLAWPAVLTGWVAQSASLGMKDSWGPMKALAVASVINGIGDVVLCLFLGYGIAGAAWATMVSQVVAGFMMIEALKDKGYNGYTLAVPSASELLLIFKLAAPVFIMMMSKVAFYSLLVYFATSMGTQTVAAHQVLVQIYTMFTVFGEPLSQTAQSFMPELIYGAKRSLYKARMLLKSLLIIGAFCGLTLGAVGTVVPWLLPQLFSPDPEVIKKMHTVLLPYFLALSVTASTHSLEGTLLAGRDLRFASLSMSTIFSLGTLLLMFCNSSGFGLPGCWWTLVLFQWSRFTVALIRLLSPNGILYSEDMTRYELGNVATT from the exons ATGAATTCCAAAGCCCTCTTTGGCCACAACTTACACCTAAAATCAATTCCAATCCCAGTCTCAATCAGTCCTAATTTCAATCCAAAGTGCCGCATTCAATCCGTTTTCCGATCATCTCACTACCCGCTCCTCCGAAAAACCCGGGTTGAAAACCTGATAGTTTTAAATCGTCTAAACCGCTCCCGGATTTTCGCCGCCGTTTCGTCTGTCggtgaagatgaagaagaggaaatcAATAGCACCACTAAAATAGCGGTTGTCGAAGAGGAATTGGCGGGAAATGAGAGTATATGGGAACAATTAGTTGAAATTGTTAAGTTTTCAGGCCCTGCTACTGGTTTGTGGCTGTGTGGACCTTTGATGAGCTTGATTGATACTGCTGTGATTGGCCAGTCGAGCTCCATCGAACTCGCGGCGTTAG GGCCAGGGACGGTGCTATGTGattatatgtgttatatatttatgtttcttTCTGTAGCCACTTCCAATATGGTGGCCACTTCACTTGCAAAACAG GATAAATCTGAGGTGCAGCATCAGATATCAACTTTGCTTTTTGTGGGATTGACATGTGGGATAATGATGCTTTTCTTTACTAGGTTCCTGGGAGAATGGGCATTGAGCG CTTTTTCTGGAGCCAAGAATGCACATATGCTATCAGCTGCAAACACTTATATTCAG ATTCGAGGCTTGGCATGGCCTGCAGTTCTTACTGGATGGGTTGCACAAAGTGCAAG TCTTGGAATGAAGGATTCATGGGGGCCTATGAAGGCTTTGGCAGTTGCGAGTGTTATTAATGGCATTGGTGATGTGGTTCTGTGCCTATTCTTAGGCTATGGTATTGCCGGAGCAGCATGGGCAACAATGGTGTCACAG GTGGTTGCAGGATTTATGATGATTGAAGCCCTGAAGGATAAAGGGTATAATGGTTATACCCTTGCTGTTCCATCAGCTTCTGAATTGTTACTAATATTCAAGCTTGCTGCTCCGGTCTTTATTATGATGATGTCAAAG GTGGCATTCTATTCTCTATTAGTTTACTTTGCTACATCAATGGGAACACAAACTGTTGCTGCTCATCAG gttcttgtccaaatatacaCTATGTTCACAGTATTTGGTGAACCTCTCTCCCAAACCGCACAATCATTTATGCCAGAGCTTATATATGGTGCTAAACGAAGCCTATATAAG GCAAGAATGCTCTTAAAGTCGCTGTTGATAATTGGTGCATTTTGTGGATTGACATTAGGGGCTGTTGGAACAGTTGTTCCCTGGTTACTTCCCCAACTTTTTTCACCTGATCCAGAGGTCATAAAGAAG ATGCACACAGTTCTACTCCCATACTTCCTTGCTTTGTCTGTGACAGCAAGTACCCATAGCCTTGAAGGAACATTATTG GCTGGACGTGATCTAAGATTTGCTAGTTTATCAATGAGCACAATCTTTTCTTTGGGTACACTTCTCCTCATG TTTTGTAACAGTTCAGGATTTGGTTTGCCTGGCTGCTGGTGGACGTTAGTCTTGTTCCAATGG TCTCGATTTACGGTTGCTCTCATACGTCTCCTCTCTCCAAATGGCATCCTCTACTCTGAGGATATGACCCGTTATGAGCTTGGCAATGTTGCCACTACGTAG